A window from Citrus sinensis cultivar Valencia sweet orange chromosome 5, DVS_A1.0, whole genome shotgun sequence encodes these proteins:
- the LOC102612947 gene encoding DNA-directed RNA polymerase II subunit RPB1-like isoform X3, producing the protein MENSFTYSPGEVAKVRLVQFSILSPDEIEDDKFKLALKIRNPKSRLEQILCACKTKNKCEGDDEIDVLSLLGHDGEEPLRKRKSGCGALQPTLTIDGMNMIAEYKAQRKNNDDQGQLPEPVEGKQTLTAERVLEVLARITDEDCQLLGLNPQYTRPDWMILQVLPIPPPSVRTSVAIGTSFRSEVNTAHHKCVYEF; encoded by the exons ATGGAAAATAGCTTTACGTACTCTCCAGGCGAGGTCGCCAAGGTCCGGTTGGTCCAGTTCAGCATTCTCAGCCCTGacgaaatt GAAGATGACAAGTTTAAGCTAGCTTTGAAAATAAGGAACCCCAAGAGCAGGCTTGAACAGATTTTGTGTGCATgtaaaaccaaaaacaaatgtGAAGGCGATGATGAGATTGATGTCCTCAGTCTCCTTGGTCATGATGGTGAAGAACCTcttagaaagagaaagagtggCTGTGGTGCTCTGCAACCAACGCTGACAATTGACGGCATGAATATGATTGCAGAGTACAAGgctcaaagaaaaaataatgatgatcAGGGACAACTTCCTGAACCTGTTGAAGGAAAGCAGACACTTACTGCAGAAAGG GTACTTGAAGTTCTGGCAAGAATAACTGATGAGGACTGCCAACTCCTGGGATTGAATCCTCAGTATACCCGTCCGGATTGGATGATTCTGCAGGTCCTTCCAATTCCTCCGCCTTCTGTGAGGACCTCAGTGGCAATAGGTACCTCCTTCAGGAGTGAG GTGAATACAGCTCATCACAAGTGTGTGTATGAGTTCTGA
- the LOC102612947 gene encoding DNA-directed RNA polymerase II subunit RPB1-like isoform X2 produces the protein MRCQMRKFHLKKISPWLLRIELNWEMLADKKLSMAAVSEKIKQEFGDYLTCICNGRTDDRLILRTRIMNNEAPIGGLNDESAEDDVFLEKIENNMLLEMALQGIPHINKVFIKKVKSTKYDDNERFKSEKEFMLDAEGVNLLAVMCHEEVDARRTTSNHLVEIIEVLEIEAVRRVLLHELRAVISFDGSYVNYRHLAFLCDTMTYLGHLMAITRHGINRIDTGPLMRCSFEETVDILLDAAAYAETDYLRGSLRILC, from the coding sequence ATGAGATGCCAGATGAGGAAATTTCACCTGAAAAAAATATCTCCATGGTTGCTGCGCATAGAGTTGAACTGGGAAATGTTGGCTGATAAGAAATTAAGCATGGCTGCTGTTTCTGAGAAGATAAAGCAGGAGTTTGGAGATTATTTGACTTGTATATGCAATGGCCGCACTGACGATAGGCTCATCCTTCGTACTCGTATCATGAATAATGAAGCTCCAATAGGAGGACTGAATGATGAATCAGCTGAAGATGATGTTTTCTTGGAAAAGATTGAGAATAACATGCTGCTGGAAATGGCTCTCCAAGGTATCCCCCATATCAACAAGGTGTTCATTAAAAAGGTTAAATCAACCAAGTACGATGATAATGAACGATTTAAGTCGGAAAAGGAATTTATGCTGGACGCTGAAGGTGTGAATCTTTTAGCTGTTATGTGTCATGAAGAAGTTGATGCGAGAAGGACAACAAGCAATCACTTGGTTGAAATTATTGAAGTGCTGGAGATTGAGGCAGTTCGTAGGGTGCTGCTGCATGAATTGCGAGCAGTCATATCTTTTGATGGCTCTTATGTGAATTATCGGCATCTGGCTTTCCTTTGTGATACCATGACCTATCTAGGCCACTTGATGGCCATCACTCGTCATGGCATCAACAGGATTGATACTGGACCCTTGATGAGATGTTCATTTGAGGAAACTGTTGACATTCTTCTTGATGCTGCAGCTTATGCTGAAACAGATTATTTGCGGGGGTCACTGAGAATATTGTGTTAG
- the LOC102612947 gene encoding DNA-directed RNA polymerase II subunit RPB1-like isoform X6 → MENSFTYSPGEVAKVRLVQFSILSPDEIEDDKFKLALKIRNPKSRLEQILCACKTKNKCEGDDEIDVLSLLGHDGEEPLRKRKSGCGALQPTLTIDGMNMIAEYKAQRKNNDDQGQLPEPVEGKQTLTAERVLEVLARITDEDCQLLGLNPQYTRPDWMILQVLPIPPPSVRTSVAIGEYSSSQVCV, encoded by the exons ATGGAAAATAGCTTTACGTACTCTCCAGGCGAGGTCGCCAAGGTCCGGTTGGTCCAGTTCAGCATTCTCAGCCCTGacgaaatt GAAGATGACAAGTTTAAGCTAGCTTTGAAAATAAGGAACCCCAAGAGCAGGCTTGAACAGATTTTGTGTGCATgtaaaaccaaaaacaaatgtGAAGGCGATGATGAGATTGATGTCCTCAGTCTCCTTGGTCATGATGGTGAAGAACCTcttagaaagagaaagagtggCTGTGGTGCTCTGCAACCAACGCTGACAATTGACGGCATGAATATGATTGCAGAGTACAAGgctcaaagaaaaaataatgatgatcAGGGACAACTTCCTGAACCTGTTGAAGGAAAGCAGACACTTACTGCAGAAAGG GTACTTGAAGTTCTGGCAAGAATAACTGATGAGGACTGCCAACTCCTGGGATTGAATCCTCAGTATACCCGTCCGGATTGGATGATTCTGCAGGTCCTTCCAATTCCTCCGCCTTCTGTGAGGACCTCAGTGGCAATAG GTGAATACAGCTCATCACAAGTGTGTGTATGA